The sequence agacatcacactatgaaagtacgcgaagtaaacaagtcttgctgtttctacgtcagtaatctgtctaattttcctgacggcgtaggcagccgagcttagtttacctgctagtgtatctatatgggtaccccactgaagcttacaatccaaggttatgcccagaaaaactgtggaatcttccatttttagtgattctccatttattattatatttttattaactttctttacatttggtaaaataaattccacacacttagttttttttgcatttaaaagtaaattattgacagtaaaccagtgcgacacatgcacacatacatacacgcacggcatagcacggcttacatcgtcagagatTTATTTACGCTATGTTCAGTTAGGAGGGCGTGCTTGCCGgtgaaattacaggcacgtTAGGGTttcaggttggtggacacacggcagcactttgtaggaccgtttaaaataagaaagaccaacattgagttttttttttataatttttattattgttttttacctACAGTCGCTAttagactgatgtgaaaggcatatactaatttcggcttCGACTGtaagagagccgtagcttaattggagaaagcgctcaggccgcgattgccagagggTCGCAGTTGAGTTCTTACAGCTTAAAATTAGTAGGTTTTTGCGAGATAAAAACTacctatttgtataaaatatatgcgTATATAAATGGTTAGTTGGATAGACGATCTACTAGGACTCTACCGATGCATAGAGTATCACTTATACCTACTCGATTTTGAGACCTCTTTCTATTTAGAAATTTAAGGTCCTGTCTGCATCTATAATATTTCAGTAGTCTCTGAAGTCAAAACGTATGTTCAATAGAAATATCATCCTTAACTCCTAGGTAATATATGGGTTTAAAGCGACGCCACGTTATATCAAGTCATTTTGCAAGCTTCTGTGTATTTAGTTTCGCTTGACTGTAGAGTTTAGTTGTTACTAAAGCTTGGAAGGTAAATTTGAAATACTTACCGGTTTCCGATTGTGCTGAAATTTTGCATTGCTAAAGTGAATCGGACGAACTTGCAATATTATTATGGAATAAATCcttctttgaattttttattttttatgcctgTTTAAAATGGTATCGACTATATTGCGAGAATGGCTGTTACTATGCGGTTTATTGCACGCTCTATTTGTtcgaaaataaattgtattatacGGAGAACTATTTTGGTACCGATTTTATTGGATAAAGAGTTGAGATGACTATTTCTCCACGATTGGTTCTAATCTTGCTAAGGAAATACCACAAAGATACCACTTAAAAAATACGAGTACACTTCCACGTTACTACGATAGCACACTCCACACATTTGATCCAGCCTCAGAACCAgaggttattaaaataattatagacatGGATTCAAATACTAGTTGCGGAATTGACGGCATAAGCGTAAAAGATATCAAATgtgtaaaaaacttaatactaaaaaatttaacgaaatgtATGAATAAATGTTTAGAACAAGGTGTGTTTCCGGACAGTTTAAAAGTCGCTAAAGTGACACCAATTTACAAATCGGGTTCCAAAGCAGATCCAGGAAATTACCGGCCTATATCGGTTTTACcggttttatcaaaaattttagaaaaactcATCTATTATCGTCTCAATAAccatcttaataaaataaatttctttttcgAACAACAATATGGTTTTCGCCCTAAAAGTAACACAGTGTCAGCTGCTATGGATCTTGTTACTAAAATAAGAACTGCAttagataaaaaacaaattgctctgggtatatttattgatttaaaaaaggcATTTGACACAGTAAGTCATACAACAttgttagaaaaattaaatgaaataggaATAACAGGTTCGGCATATAAAATCATTGAATCGTTCTTAAATAATCGAAAACAACTAGTGAAAATAGGAAATTTTGAACGTAGTCCTGCAGTGTTGAGTTATGGCATACCACAGGGCTCTATTTTAGGGCCTTTCAATATTATGtcgattataataattgatcgatcgattttcttttagtaaaatacGTTCAACCCCCTTTTTGAGAACCCGCACGCCAGAAGCCTTGGTGACCAGTACTGTTGTTACACTGCTTTGGAATCACCATGAAGTTTAATTTTGTCGGGTCGTCTCTGTCAGCGCCACGTGCTAATGCCCGAGGGTCCTAAATACGACAGCAACGGTCGCTGGTATGTGCCTGAGCATCGCCTGGTGGCGCGTCATCTGTACGACGTGACGCCGCGCCCACGCCTCCTGCTGCCGCGCTGCTGTAACTGCTGCAAGAAATCTGTTCTGGGCTGCGAGTAGACTACGCTGCTACTACTTCATAGTTCCTAATACCAGTGCAGTATTGATAAGCTTTGTAActataaaaccaataaaatctGTTGTGGAACATCCGATGGAAAAGTTTTATCAGATTATGTGCAAGTAAATATcacgacccattaccggccctacAAGGTCCGGActtttctcagaatgagaaaggtttccTTCATGCTGGTCAGGTGGAtaacctttgaaaacattatgcagGTCTCTCTAAAACTTGCGAAACCgatgtatttgacggccgagtcgCTGagacggccgtgggttcgattcccacaaatggaacatgtttgtgtgatgaaaatgaatgttttccagtatctgggtgtttatctgtatattataagtatgtatatcattaatcagtcatcttagtacccataacacaagctacgcttactttagggctagatggcgatgtgcgtaatatatgtattaaacaaaaaaacttttagaaCCCCCTTATATAAGGCTATTACAACCGGAGTGCCTCGCTAATTCAGCCACGGTTCTACTCCCGATGAGTACCGATTTGGAAACATGCATTCCTAACAGTTTAAGCTAGTGCTActgccatctagttaaaacatTTCAGTTTCAATCAGCTTTCAAGGTGTTAATGTTATGAGATATATCTCTTTGAATTAATAAACTGTAACGTCAGTACTCACTCGCCGATCCGCCCAATGTTACCAACTCACGTTATTTATTGCGcgcatttatttacattaatgcaCAAAACTTCCATTGCACACATAAACAGAATAACAAGGAATGTTCGTGCTTGTGTGTCCATTGATTGTATTTGACGCAATAAGAGCTTGATTAGGTTTTGATTCAATTAAAAGCTTCTATCATAGATAAGTACATACATGATTGTCAGAATCACTTAATAAAATGATATCAAAGTAGTCGAAACTAAAACAACAATACTGCACCACACTTCACTTTTTATCAGAAAGAATCATAGAATAGTACCATTCTAGAAGTTTATGAAAATGCGCCGTCGGTGTACTTAACTTTGATTATAGTTTACCTATGATCTGCGAAACCgatgtatttgacggccgagtcgCTGagacggccgtgggttcgattcccacaaatggaacatgtttgtgtgatgaaaatgaatgttttccagtatctgggtgtttatctgtatattataagtatgtatatcattaatcagtcatcttagtacccataacacaagctacgcttactttagggctagatggcgatgtgcgtaatatatgtattaaacaaaaaaacttttagaaCCCCCTTATATAAGGCTATTACAACCGGAGTGCCTCGCTAATTCAGCCACGGTTCTACTCCCGATGAGTACCGAATTGGAAACATGCATTCCTAACAGTTTAAGCTAGTGCTActgccatctagttaaaacatTTCAGTTTCAATCAGCTTTCAAGGTGTTAATGTTATGAGATATATCTCTTTGAATTAATAAACTGTAACGTCAGTACTCACTCGCCGATCCGCCCAATGTTACCAACTCACGTTATTTATTGCGcgaatttatttacattaatgcaCAAAACTTCCATTGCACACATAAACAGAAAACAAGGAATGTTCGTGCTTGTGTGCCCATTGATTGTATTTGACGCAATAAGAGCTTTATTAGGTTTTGATTCAATTAAAAGCTTCTATCATAGATAAGTACCTACCTTATATTGTTTTCTAATACATGATTGTAAGAATCACTTAATAAAATGATATCAAAGTAGTCGAAACTAAAACAACAATACTGCACAACACTTCACTTTTTATCAGAAAGAATCATAGAATATTACCATTCTAGAAGTTTATGAAAATGCGTCGTCGGTGTACTTAACTTTGATTATAGTTTACCTATGATCTGCGATTCATCACAAATTACTATGTTAGAAAAGAGTAGAGAATCTTTCTCTACTAAAACTcattttaatagttttcttgGTCCAAAATCAGAACTATGATTTATGCCACAATAAATTACTGTAATTACTTGCATTTCACCAGGATGCTGTTGTCTATCAACCGTATGTTCACTGCCTTCCATCATGTTAGCTCCCCAATGAAAGTGTGCCTGTGAGAATACGTGCTTTTCTAAAAACGGCCCGCCTTCCAAATATGGTCGCTCGGTTCTCCATTTTGCTCCCAAGATAACTAAGAAGAAATTAAATTCGTTGAAAGATAAAAGTATCTAACAATTAATTGTAATGTAGTAAAACTTTGATTAAGATACAATCGTGCCAACCTGCATTGTAAATTGCAGATACATTTCTTGAAATTGCAGATAAACGAGCACCACGAGTACTACATAAACCTTAATATGATTTGTATAATGGCCATAGAGAGTGATTGTAGCCTAGTTGTTACCACTTCCCTACGCACCTTCAACTTCAGAGTAATAAAGATTTTCAATTTAAGCCATTAAATGTCAGTTGCTTTTAGGATTAAGGAAAACATAGCTAGGAAACCCgtatgcctgtgagttctccataaggtttTACTTACTTACCATAAGGTTTTActtgtaaagtctaccaatccgaataTGGCCagcgttgttttttttataattattacatataaacagagcacctGTGGTGTAGGTGTTAATAACTTCGAGCAAGACGTTAAGGAGTGAGTTTTGGTCATTATAATTAACATATGATAAGATCATTGCTTTGTGACATGCATGCTTGCCACCAAACGGTAGcctaaagttaataaataaaaacaattgatAAGGGCGCCAACGTGGGGGATTGAAGTACTCGATCTTATTGAATATGAAATGAAAcgatatcatgatgatgatgatgatgattgatcgaagtttttctttaaaaggATTGATAGAGTGTAAGTTGATAAAGAAATCCCTATTAAATTAACCTGTATACCCCGTATTTGTCAGCTTAATTTTGTGTGGGTAGATATCAAAATTGTACCAAACAAGATCAGGACAAGTATATTTTACAGCACCGGTTATAGACACATCAATCGGAGACGGGAGATTCCCTTCCAATTCACTCCAATAATGAATGTGTTCCCGAGTTCCGAATGGTGGTACTTCTGTCTTCTCCTCTACAGGTATTAATTCTTCGTCTTCtaatgaaacaatatttttgtaagtcaatttgtttattctttttccTGACAAATCAATATCTATTTCATACTATGGAAATTCAAATTGTGCTCTTTCTGTAGTATTGATACTTACCAGTTTGAGATACCGCTACTTTTATCATAAtcagaatatttaaattgcacaaaaaatttaaatacaacggttcaaaataaatatggttCGTTATTACATTCTAGATGAcagtgataaataaaaacatacaaccAAAGAGGATAAAatcagtattaaaataaataccaactACGGATAGTAATAGATAtcacacatttattaaaaaccttttgaCATATTACTTGTCAAAGCAAAGTGAATAACACTGAGGAAttcggaaaaaaataaatcaaatcctgattttattatattgcaaAATGAGTAAGAAATATAGGTCAATTTTGTGCCAAGATTCAGTCGAACCTGACCATGAACTGCTGGTATGGGAAAAATGGATAAAAATTAGAAAAGATGAAACGGGGCATTTAGCCTATAAAACGGGTAGAACAACTGGAGAATTGGCAATGAATCTTTGCGAAAAAGTCCGGGAGAAAAAGGAAGAAAAAATTGTATTAGAGAATGCCCAGATTAAGCAAAAGGTGGGCGTGAGAGGTGCGTTATGGGACCAACCTGACAGGCTAAAGCAACAATTTTTTGGTCAGCCTGTGTATGAACTACAAAGAACTAGAGTTGAACTAGGTAATCCAAAAATAATTCAGCATATTGGTGTTCCAAAACACATACAAGAAACGGAAAAAGGCATATTAGGTTCTCagagaaaattatttacaaagttaGATGCGGAATACGAGAGCTAtaagaaaaaaagagaaaaagatttaacgaaaataataaagaaaattgatccgtacaggttagctcgctacttgaatttttaatgtttgtaatGTCAATGTCAACAAGTCATGATTTTGGTTTGCCCTTTTTTACAGATCTGATTTACAGGAGTTGATAGTTATTGGCAGTAAACCTAAACCACCCCCAAAAGAACTCCCACCACTaccaaacataatattatcatctGACGAAATCTCTGAAGAAGTACTATGTACAGTTTATGCAGTCAGAATAAATGATACGAtactttttaaagaaataccTCATCAAACTCTTAAACATCTAGAAAAACTCAAAAATGATTACGGCCGTGATAAATGTAACTCTTGgtcttattattttaactgtccTGTAAGTAGAGTTGGAAGAAGTACACTTTTTCTACAAAATCTCGGTACTGTATCACTCAGATATTGTTGGAAAAAGATTACACGAGCAAACGCAGATGACTCACCTACTcaggttttcttttttaataaaaatgaaaatgttatttgTCCTGGACAGTCACAAGAAGTGTATTTCACTTTCATGTCCAATACTCCTGGTACTTACGAAGAAAGCTGGGAGTtagtatttttgaatatttgtttttttgattcACTTGAAAatcaacttattttaaatttttatgctgATTCCGTAGAAAATctagcaaaaattaaaaagaaaacagcaAAGTTGGAAAACCTCATTTATGCGAATGTACTCATAAACATTGCAAGAGATTTGCTTGCAGAAATTATACTGAAAGCTACCAGTATTGAACCACAAATTTATCCTTACGACAAAATTATTTTGGAGGCTGATATTTTTGTTATGAAAAACCCTGCATGTTTTTATCACCAGACGGAAGTTATGAAAATGAAAGATATGTACACAGAAATGATCCCGGGAGAACTTTGGGATCTGTCAATTAATAGTTGGCGTACCGCAATGATGAATAAGGAATTCAATGAGAGAATGAAATATTACGAGTATTTGCGGCTTGCACATAGAGAATGCTTAAAGCCGTGGTATGAAAATAGGGATCTACTTACAGAGAAGTATATAGCAGTTAACCAAATTTTAGGACGATTAGCTGATAAGTTAGATGAAGAATATTGTCGTATTACTGAAATGTATTTCGATATAGATCTAGAGCCAACAGTGAGTTCTACTTCTCAGCGAGAgaagttattgttttattccaGTTCCTCTATtgttcatcacatactttactTACGCACACATGAGTATCTTGGAATTGCTACAGAATTATGTGCTGGTGTGCTAAGCAGTTTAGATTTGAATCGATGggttaaatttgatttttgtaaaacctaaattattttttattgttgtaacatataattaatatggatattattttgtttacaagtaaacacttaattatgttttgttttatattacaatacaagttagcccttgactgcaatctcacctggtggtaagtgattatgcagtctaagatggcagcgggctaacctgttaggaagtgtggcagttatatttaacacataccctaaccggtttctacgcaagatcgttccggaacgctaaatcgcttagcagcacgtcttcgtcggcTACTTTCGTTTCTCTTGCCAAGAAGCCACATGGGAATTCGTAAGAACCAACGATTATTATGGCCACTATAATTTAATGCTAGCAAAAATAGGAACCATAACAACATTATAATTATCTAAGATGATGCTGATGACAatattagtaaacttaaaaaaaaagacgtgCCGTCCAGCGATTTGGTgagccgcgtagaaactgattaggggtgaACGCTGAATAACTTAGACTGTATCACAACTTTCTACCGGATGAGTTATCAGTCGAAGGCTAACCTGCTATGGAATAGAAGGTGCGCGGCACAAGATAATTACGTCTACCATTTTTTCGTTGGGTAAACGGCacggaatatatattatattagttaattttataagtttatgtatttatttttataaatttaaaacgcaaataaaaattttcggaaccgacaggatttgaacctgcgactctctggcaatatTAAAACATGTACTAATTACGAAATCGacagtaggagagccgtagcttcattggataaagcgctcaggccgcgattgctagagagtcgcaggttcaaatcctgtcggttccgaaattttttatatgcattttaaatttataaaattgataattcctcaattgtaggtaaaaacactaatgaaaattattaaaattatgtatttatatcgttatatcataaatatatatatattgtaccaCCTACCAAGCTTCCATAGTATTTTCTTCTACGCCtctggttgcctgaaagagatcgctatataagACCacaaaattgtaccttctagctttccccccgatgtcgtcgagccctggggctcttctcatggcgagctttcgcgctcgccccactcccgcggtcacgccgtagcaacccctcaggtggttatcggcaagtgtccttccgaaaaagcaaaaaagcaaCCTTCTAGCTTAACGCTCTATTATGTTTGTACTTTGTGAATTCTCtgtgtgtggtgtacaataaaaagtgtatttattcattcaatcattctatCACGGCTAGCGtaggcaggagataaaagttatatccatcgttattttcatattttcgtTTCCACCCACCACAGCACAGAATTGAAGATGTTTACTCCAgttttgttacttatattagttgtattttatttccaCCAATGCTAATAGAGtttataaaactgtgggagaagatacaatttTGTTCTTTCTCTGGGAAGAAAAATGTCTCTTGCTAACCGTGCTGGGTAggcataattattaataaagagtCGCGTATGTTCGCCGGGTGATTTTTTTTGCTGTCATAGTCTCACAgagttttttgatttttttttgtagtaaacaaaattttttttagagtatATCAAATTCAAGTTTTTTTGTCGTTTATAAATTACcttagaattatattatatataatcttcCTAGAAATAGTTCAACGGTTACATACCACGATACATATTGTTacactttagtttatttaatgaaacaCGTAAGCTAGATAGTATTACAGATTATTTATTGGCACAACAGGATTTCTAccatttacttaatatataagaatttaGGTGGGTTCTCGCACACTCATAGGATTCCCGTATCCGGCACTTAACACCACTTAACTTGCACTGTTGCGGAGAGTAGAGGATTCCCGTATCCGGCACTTAACACCACTTAACTTGCACTGTTGCGGAGAGTAGATGGAACGTAGAGGACCAACAAGACAGCCGAAGTATTATTCCGCAGCAGTAGGTGGGAAAAACCCTGAAATCCACAGAACCAGACATTTCACTAATTGTCTGATTTTGCAACTCGACTGCAACATCGCTACTGACTATTGATGTGACAATCTCAAGCATAGCAAGTGTCAAGCAAAGATCTAGATGAGGCAGTCCAGGCAAAATCAACAGGAATATAGAACAATTCGTTTTAGGTTAATACAATGATTGATATGTAGGTAcattgattataaattacacagttGTAGGAATGTTGTTCTATTAACAAATACCGAACTACTCAATTaggcatttattaattattatatattttagataatcagtgcttacattttattatactagGCTGTGGTAATCAGAAGGGTTACTTTAGCATAAGGCAGCGTAATTTCAATTAGCAATTTAGCGGAGAACACAGTACACCCTTTTGGTTACGTATAATGACTCAATAACTATAATCTAATTACTATTAACTGAATTACTTATTAAACAagagtttaatattataatgttgacAAATAACAAAAGACTAAAGGCGAACAGTAGGCAAGTGAAGGTAAGCATTATATTGTTATGTTCGTTTGTAGCATGGAAAATTCTAGatattaacttaacttaatctTAGATCTTACAACACTTACCCAATCCGGGGTTATTTAGCACTATACTAAGGGCACAAGACTTCACACGAACTAATTATTATCAAGttcaatttgtatgtatttGGTAGGAAGATTATAATTAACGCGTCCACCTCAGCCGTGAATCGCGATTACTTATGCACACTCGTACTCCCCTCTGCGCGGGAGTGCGCGAGTTGCGCGGGGGAAGGGTCGTAGCCGGAGTGTTACATACCCCCCTTTTAAGGATAGGATTTTACCTAGGTACAAATCCGCTACACTTATGTACTCAAggtatctatagatattattctTTAGAAGCATCATTCAACGTAATTTCTAAGTTTTAAATCCTTAATGTGCCAAATTCCTAAATTATTACCGTTACAGTCTTCAAGTTCGTAGACTAAGGgggatttttttgaaattatacgacattttataaatttaggggccagtttttttgcaaaacGATTATCTTTATCACTTTGGTAATATGTCCTTTTCCAGACGACATCACCAACATTGAATTCAACCGCTTTCCGACGTAAATTATATTGAGTACTACTTCTTGAATGAGCTTTTAGCAAGGCTGATTGGGCCTTATCGAAGTATTTATGCAAGTTACCAAGATTTTCAGCGTACTCATCGCGAGGTGAGAATATTATATCACTTGTTAGAT comes from Pararge aegeria chromosome 9, ilParAegt1.1, whole genome shotgun sequence and encodes:
- the LOC120626447 gene encoding MYCBP-associated protein-like, with amino-acid sequence MSKKYRSILCQDSVEPDHELLVWEKWIKIRKDETGHLAYKTGRTTGELAMNLCEKVREKKEEKIVLENAQIKQKVGVRGALWDQPDRLKQQFFGQPVYELQRTRVELGNPKIIQHIGVPKHIQETEKGILGSQRKLFTKLDAEYESYKKKREKDLTKIIKKIDPYRSDLQELIVIGSKPKPPPKELPPLPNIILSSDEISEEVLCTVYAVRINDTILFKEIPHQTLKHLEKLKNDYGRDKCNSWSYYFNCPVSRVGRSTLFLQNLGTVSLRYCWKKITRANADDSPTQVFFFNKNENVICPGQSQEVYFTFMSNTPGTYEESWELVFLNICFFDSLENQLILNFYADSVENLAKIKKKTAKLENLIYANVLINIARDLLAEIILKATSIEPQIYPYDKIILEADIFVMKNPACFYHQTEVMKMKDMYTEMIPGELWDLSINSWRTAMMNKEFNERMKYYEYLRLAHRECLKPWYENRDLLTEKYIAVNQILGRLADKLDEEYCRITEMYFDIDLEPTVSSTSQREKLLFYSSSSIVHHILYLRTHEYLGIATELCAGVLSSLDLNRWVKFDFCKT